Genomic window (Corallococcus caeni):
AGAACCACGACTCGGTGGCGGGACCCGCGCGGCACCGCGTGGAGGGCCACGACCTGGAGCTGCTCTACGAGCGGGACCCCCGCGCCAGCACGCTCACGCTGCTCGCGGTGACGCGGGTGGGCTGAGCCCCGGGCCCGGCGCGGGCCCGGGGTCCGTCAGGCGGTGCGGCCGGACAGCCGCCCCACGGTGGCCACCAGCTCGTCCGGGACGATGGGCTTCTTCAACAGGCCGCCCGTGTCCGGCAGCGGCTCCACGCCCACGCCCGACAAGAGCAGCACCGGCACGGCCTTGAGCCGGGGCCAGTCCGCGCGCAGGTGGCGCAGGAACTCCGGGCCATCCATCACCGGCATCCGCAGGTCCAGGAGGATGAGGCTGGGCGCGGGCAGGTGCTGGAGCTCGTCCAGGGCCTCGCGGCCATTGGCGGCGACGGCGACCTCGTAGCCTTCGGCTTCCAGGATTTCGGCGATGGCGGCGCGAGCATCCTCGTCGTCCTCCACCACGAGCACGGGCTTGTGCGGCACGGGCTTGGCCATGTCCCGCAGCATAGAGACCCCCTCCCCCATACGGACACGCCTTCCCGGAAAACCCCGACCACTGGTGGACAGATGACTGCCTCCGAGGATGACCCCCCCGGGCCCTGGGCGGCCACTCCGGGAGGTCCGGGGGCCCTTGCTCCGGCGGCATCGTTTGGGCAAAAACGAACCCTCCGGTCCATCATTCGCCGCCGGCTTTCGCCCCGGGGGTTAGGACTGCGGGGCATCACGCAGGGGAAGCAGGCTCGCAAACGTGTGCTCCCTCACGGGTTCCTCCCACCAGGGGAGCCCGGGGGGTTAGCGGGCCCCGGCGCCCCTTCCTACCTTGGGCCGACCATGTCGCTGAGGAGCCTGGAGCAACCCATCCCCCGTGCCCGCGAGGCCTCGCCCTGGAAGGCCCGTGCCTGGCGGGAGCTGGAGGCGGGGCGCGAACGCATCCAGGCGATGCTCGCGCCGCTGCCGGAGGCGGAGCTGATGCGGCAGCACTCGCCGCTCATGTCCCCGCTGGTCTGGGACGTGGCCCACGTGGCCAACTATGAAGAGCAGTGGCTGTTGCGCACGCTGGGGGCCCCGGCCTTCACGGACCCCGCGTTCGACGCCATCTACGACGCCTTCCGCCACCCGCGCGGCACCCGCGCCACGCTGCCCCTGCTGGAGCCGGAGGCCGCCTGGGCCTACGCCACCCGCGTGCGCTCGGCCGTGGCCGCGCACCTGGAGACGCTGCCCGAGGACAGCGCGGATCCGCTGCTCCACGGCGGCTTCGTCTTCGGCATGGTGGCGCAGCACGCGCAGCAGCACGCGGAGACGCTGGCCGCCACGCTGCAACTGATGACGCAGGTGGAGTACCGCCCGCTGGAGGGGCCCCGCCCCCGGCCCGGCGCCGTGCCCCAGCACGAGGTCTTCATCCCGGGCGGCCCGGTGCACCTGGGCAGCGACGACGCGTGGGCCTACGACAACGAGCGCCCCCGGCACGTCGTGGACGTGGCGCCCTTCCTCCTGGACGCGCACCCCGTCACCACGGGGGACTTCCTCGTGTTCGTGGAGTCCGGCGGCTACGAGGATCCGCGGTGGTGGGATCCGAAAGGCTTCGCCTGGATTCAAGCGGAGCGGATCCGCCACCCGCTCTTCTGGATCCCGCAGGGGAACCACGTCTGGCTGCGCCGCCGCTTCGGCACGGTGGAGCCGCTGCCCAAGGACGAACCGGTGCAGCACGTGTCCTGGTACGAGGCGGACGCGTACGCGCGCTGGGCCGGCAAGCGCCTGCCCACGGAGGCCGAGTGGGAGAAGGCCGCGCAGGGCAGTGACGGCGTCTCTCGCGCGCACCCCTGGGGGGACGCCGCGCCCACGGACGCGCACGCCAACCTGGGCGGGACGCGCTGGGGCCCGTCGCCCGTGGGCAGCCACCCCGCGGGACGCAGCGCGGACGGTGTCTTCGGCCTCCTGGGCGACGTCTGGGAATGGACCGCCAGCGACTTCCAGCCGTACGCGGGCTTCCAGGCCTTTCCGTACCGCGAGTACTCGGAGGTCTTCTTCGGCGACGCGTCCAAGGTGCTGCGGGGCGGCGCCTGGGCGAGCGCGCCGGTGGCAGTGCGCAACAGCTTCCGCAACTGGGATTTCCCCATCCGCCGGCAGATCTTCGCCGGCTTTCGCTGTGCACGGGACGTGAGGTGAGGGTCGCATGAGGATGAGGACGGAGCAGGGCGAGTCACGCGTCGCGGAAGGCGGCTCGGGGCCGGGCGTGAAGGTGGACGTGCACGTGAAGCCCGGGGACGCGCAGCGCGCGCTCCGCGCGGAGGTGCTGGAGGGGCTGTGCCGCGGGCCCAAGGAGCTGAGCCCCAAGTGGCTCTACGACGAGCGCGGCAGCCAGCTCTTCGACGACATCACCCGCCTGCCGGAGTACTACCCGACGCGCCGCGAGCGCGAAATCCTCCGCGCCCACGCGGACGACGTCGCGCGGCTGAGCGGCGCGGACACGCTGGTGGAATTGGGCAGCGGCACCAGTGAGAAGACGCGCCTCTTGCTGGACGCCATGGACGCGGCCGGGCAGCTCCAGCGCTTCGTGCCCTTCGACGTGAGCGAGGCGTTCCTGCGCAAGGCCGCGGAGAACCTCTCGCGCGAGTACCCGCGCATCACCGTGCACGCGGTGGTGGGCGACTTCGAGCAGCACCTGGGCCGCATCCCGGGCGGCGGCCGGCGGCTCGTCGCGTTCCTGGGCGGCACCATCGGCAACCTGAAGCCCGCGCAGCGCGCGCTGTTCCTGCGCGAGCTGGCGTCGGGGCTCAAGCCGGGGGACGGGCTCTTGCTGGGCACGGACCTCATCAAGGACCGCGAGCGCCTCTTCGCCGCCTACAACGACAGCGCGGGCGTGACGGCGGACTTCAACCGCAACGTGCTGCGCGTGCTCAACCGCGAGCTGAAGGCGGACTTCGACCCGGAGGCCTTCGAGCACCTGGCCCCGTTCGACGAGGCGAACAAGTGGATTGAGATGCGGCTCATCTCCCGCAAGGCCCAGTCCGTGTGGCTGGCGGACCTGGGGCGGCGCGTGGACTTCGCGGAGGGCGAATGTCTGCGCACGGAGGTGAGCTGCAAGTTCTGTCGCGAGCAGGTGCAGGCGGAGCTCAGCGACGCGGGCCTCGACCTGGCCGCGTGGTGGACGGACGCGGAAGGGGACTTCGCGCTGTCGCTGGCGATGAAGCGCTGAACCCGGAGTGGCTGGGAGGAGGGGCCGCCCGGCGCTGCTTCCAGCGCGCCGGGCCCGGGCCCGAATCCGGGGGACGACAGGTGCCGCGGACGGCCTAGCGGCGGCGCGGCGGATTGCGACGCACGGGCACCGGCACCGGGGCCGGCTGCTGCGCCGGGCGGGTCCACGCGGCCCAGAGCGCCGCCGCCGCGGTGATGACCAGTCCCCCCGCCGCTGCTAGCTGCTCACCCAGCGGCCCGATCTCCACGGCGGCCAGGGGGAGGGGAAGCATCTCGGTGAGCGTCATGCGCGGACTCCTTACGAGGGGGCACAGCGTGAAGGCCGGGGCCGGGCGGGCGCTCGACACAGGCCGGGAAGGCTAAGGTTAGGAAGTCGGACGGCTTTGGGGAAGTCCTGGAGACCTCAGCTGGCGGGGCGTGGACGGAATTGCACCCCGGGCCGGTCCCGAAGTCCATCCCCTCCCCGTGCCAGTCGCCAGAAACATCACCCGTCTCACGTAATGGGGACACCCGGGCCGCGCAGGACGTTCCCGAAATGCTCCGGGCGCTGTCGCTTATCGGCCTTCCGGGTGGCGCTTCTTCCACTCCACCTTCATGCAGTGGTCCTGCACCACGCGGATCCCCGCGCGGGCCAGCCGCTCGGCCGCGGCGTCGTTGCGGATGCCCAGCTGGAACCACACGGCATGCGGCTTCTTCGCCAGCATCGCGTCCACGTGCGCGTCGATGTCGCCAGGCCGCAGGAAGACCTGCACCACGTCCACCTCTCCGGGCACGTCCTTCACCGACGCTGAGATGGGCTCGCCCAGGATGCTCCCCTGCTCGCCGTGCGTGGGTACGGGCAGCACGGTGAAGCCGTGGTCCTTGAGGAACTTCGGGATGGCGTGCGCGGGCTTGTCCGCCTGGGCCTCCGGGCGGATGCCCAGCACGGCGACGCGCTTCGTGCGCGCGAGCAGCGCGTCGATGCCCGCCGCGTCTTCGATGAGGTTCTTGCGCCAGTCGTCCATGGGTTGCGCGCTCCTTCTGGAAGGAGGCCGCGAGCCCGGTGGACTTCAGCGGGGCGCGGCCTGGACCTGGATGGTACGGCAGGCCTCGGTGGCCAGGCGGACTTCCTCGCTGGAAGCGCCGGGCAGGCTGGCGCAGAGGAACAGGTCGTCCCCCACGCGCCGGGCGCCGAAGAACGCGGGCGCCTCCGCGCCCAGGCCGCCGTCACCCAGTGACGGGGCCATGGTCACGCGCAGCAGGGAGAAGGAAGGGGTGTCCTCTTCCTGGTCCAGCGACAGCGTGAACTGCTTCATCTGCTGACGGACGGTGTCCGCCAGCTTCTCCGAGGAGGGCATGTCCTCACCCTGCCCCGGCTTCAAATCCACGCGCAGCGCCGGGCGGCCGGGAGGGCCCGCCTGGAAGCTGCCGTCGGTGGCCACCTGCGCGGACCATCCCGGCGGCAGCGGCACCTTCACGCCCGAGCGCAGCCCCGCGTCCTCCGTCAGCCCTTCGACGGACGGCTTCTCCTCCGAGCAGCCCTTGCAGCCGCCCCACAGGACGCCGAGCGAGACGAGCGAGACGAGCCCGAGGCGTTCAAGCCCCGGGACCTTCCGCGCGCTGGACGCGGGCACGCGCACCGCTACTTCTTCTCTCCGGGCGCGGGCGGGTTTCCGCCGCCCTTGCCCTGGCTCCGCATCTTGGAATTGCCGTCGAAGGACGCGCCGCGCTCCATGGTCAGCGCCGGCGACTCGATGTCGCCGCGGATCTGCCCCGTCGCCTTCAGCTCGATGAGCTGCGTGGCGCGCACGTTGCCTTCCACGGTGCCGTTGATGATGACGGTGCCGGCCTGGATATCCCCGTTCACCTGGGCGCCATCACCAATCACGAGCACGTCCTTGGTGATGATCTGCCCCTTGAACTTGCCGTCGATGCGGACCTGCCCTTCGAAGGAGAGCTTCCCCTCGAACTCGCTTCCCTTACCCAGAAGCGTGTGAACCTCACCCGGACGCGTTGACACGAAATCCTCCTCCCGTTTGAACAGGGGCTTGCTGGGTGCTTCGTCCTTCTTCCCGCCAAGGAGCGCCACGCCCTACTCCTTCCTCAGAAGCTTCAACAGCCTGTCCAGGTCATCGTAGGAGAAGAAGTCGACTTCCAGGGTGCCTTTTCCCGGGCTTTTCTCCGTCAGACGAACCTTGGTGCCCAACCGGCGCTGCAGCTCCTCGGTGAGCGACTTCACCTGGGGGCTCACCTTGGGCGCCGGCTTCCCGGCGTCCTTGCCGCCCTTCGCGGACTTGCCCTGCTGCACCAGCCGCTCCGTGTCGCGCACGGACAGCTTCTTCTCCGTCACCTGCTTCGCCAGGTTCTGGAGCTCCGGCAGCCGGGGCACGCCCAGGAGCGCGCGCGCGTGGCCCATGGACAGCGACCCGTCCGCCACCATGGCCTTCACGTCCGGGGGCAGGGCCAGGAGGCGCAGCGCGTTCGCGACGGTGGAGCGCTCCTTGCCCACCTTCTGGGCCACCTGCTCCTGCGTGAGCTTGAACTCCTCCACCAGGCGCCGGTAGCCGTCCGCCTCTTCGATGGGGTTCAGGTCCGCGCGCTGGAGGTTCTCCACCAGGGCGAGCTCGAAGGACTCCGCCTCCGTGACCTCGCGCACGATGGCGGGGATCTCCTTGAGCCCCGCGGCCTGGGAGGCGCGCCAGCGGCGCTCGCCCGCGATGATGAGGTAGCCGTCACCGCCCTTGTTCGGGTTCTTGCGGACGAGGATGGGCTGGAGCAGGCCCTGCGCCTTGATGGACTCGGTGAGCTCGTGGAGCTTCGTCTCGTCGAAGTGGCGGCGGGGCTGGAGCGTGTCGCGGTGGATGGACTCGATGGCCAGCTTGAGCACGCCGGCCTTCGGAGGCGCGGCGGGCGCCGGAGCGGCGGGGGCGGCCTGGGGGATGAGGGCGGAGAGGCCCCGGCCCAGGGCGCGCTTCTGGGTGTCTGCGTTCTTCTGCACGGCGGTTGGGAACTCCCGCGCCAGCGTGGGGCCGGCGAGCATGGGCCTGGTGGTTCACGGCGAACCGGGCACCCGGTCCCGCCATTCACGTCTAATAAGGAGGGCGGTCAGGCGACCCGGCGCTTGGACGGCTTGGGCGAGTCCCGGCGCATCAGCTCGCGGCCCAGGGCGAGGTAGCTCTCGCAGCCCTTCGACTTGATGTCATAGAGGATGATCGGCTTGCCGAAGGACGGGCACTCGGACAGGCGCACGTTGCGCGGCACGACGGCCTGGAAGACCTGGTCCTTGAAGTAGCCGCGCACCTCGTCCACGACCTGGTGGGCGATGTTCGCCCGCGCGTCGAACATGGTGAGCAGGATGCCCTCCATCTTCAGCGAGGGGTTGAGCCCCTGCTTGACCAGGTCGATGGTGTGCGTGAGCTGGGAGAGGCCCTCGAGCGCGTAGTACTCGCACTGCAGCGGGATGAGGACGGAGTCCGCGGTCACCAGCGCGTTGAGCGTGAGCAGGCCGAGCGAGGGCGGACAGTCGATGATGATGTAGTCGTACTTGTCCTTGAGCGGCAGCAGGGCTTCGCGCAGGCGGAACTC
Coding sequences:
- a CDS encoding ParB/RepB/Spo0J family partition protein; this encodes MQKNADTQKRALGRGLSALIPQAAPAAPAPAAPPKAGVLKLAIESIHRDTLQPRRHFDETKLHELTESIKAQGLLQPILVRKNPNKGGDGYLIIAGERRWRASQAAGLKEIPAIVREVTEAESFELALVENLQRADLNPIEEADGYRRLVEEFKLTQEQVAQKVGKERSTVANALRLLALPPDVKAMVADGSLSMGHARALLGVPRLPELQNLAKQVTEKKLSVRDTERLVQQGKSAKGGKDAGKPAPKVSPQVKSLTEELQRRLGTKVRLTEKSPGKGTLEVDFFSYDDLDRLLKLLRKE
- a CDS encoding CoA-binding protein; this encodes MDDWRKNLIEDAAGIDALLARTKRVAVLGIRPEAQADKPAHAIPKFLKDHGFTVLPVPTHGEQGSILGEPISASVKDVPGEVDVVQVFLRPGDIDAHVDAMLAKKPHAVWFQLGIRNDAAAERLARAGIRVVQDHCMKVEWKKRHPEGR
- the egtD gene encoding L-histidine N(alpha)-methyltransferase; the encoded protein is MRMRTEQGESRVAEGGSGPGVKVDVHVKPGDAQRALRAEVLEGLCRGPKELSPKWLYDERGSQLFDDITRLPEYYPTRREREILRAHADDVARLSGADTLVELGSGTSEKTRLLLDAMDAAGQLQRFVPFDVSEAFLRKAAENLSREYPRITVHAVVGDFEQHLGRIPGGGRRLVAFLGGTIGNLKPAQRALFLRELASGLKPGDGLLLGTDLIKDRERLFAAYNDSAGVTADFNRNVLRVLNRELKADFDPEAFEHLAPFDEANKWIEMRLISRKAQSVWLADLGRRVDFAEGECLRTEVSCKFCREQVQAELSDAGLDLAAWWTDAEGDFALSLAMKR
- a CDS encoding response regulator; translation: MAKPVPHKPVLVVEDDEDARAAIAEILEAEGYEVAVAANGREALDELQHLPAPSLILLDLRMPVMDGPEFLRHLRADWPRLKAVPVLLLSGVGVEPLPDTGGLLKKPIVPDELVATVGRLSGRTA
- a CDS encoding AAA family ATPase translates to MGRIICISNQKGGVGKTTTAINLAASLASAERRTLLVDMDPQGNAGSGLGLKRDSLNGTVYDALLGGRPASELIHPTELRFLQVIPATPDLTGAEVELVNQERREFRLREALLPLKDKYDYIIIDCPPSLGLLTLNALVTADSVLIPLQCEYYALEGLSQLTHTIDLVKQGLNPSLKMEGILLTMFDARANIAHQVVDEVRGYFKDQVFQAVVPRNVRLSECPSFGKPIILYDIKSKGCESYLALGRELMRRDSPKPSKRRVA
- a CDS encoding polymer-forming cytoskeletal protein, giving the protein MALLGGKKDEAPSKPLFKREEDFVSTRPGEVHTLLGKGSEFEGKLSFEGQVRIDGKFKGQIITKDVLVIGDGAQVNGDIQAGTVIINGTVEGNVRATQLIELKATGQIRGDIESPALTMERGASFDGNSKMRSQGKGGGNPPAPGEKK
- the egtB gene encoding ergothioneine biosynthesis protein EgtB, with protein sequence MSLRSLEQPIPRAREASPWKARAWRELEAGRERIQAMLAPLPEAELMRQHSPLMSPLVWDVAHVANYEEQWLLRTLGAPAFTDPAFDAIYDAFRHPRGTRATLPLLEPEAAWAYATRVRSAVAAHLETLPEDSADPLLHGGFVFGMVAQHAQQHAETLAATLQLMTQVEYRPLEGPRPRPGAVPQHEVFIPGGPVHLGSDDAWAYDNERPRHVVDVAPFLLDAHPVTTGDFLVFVESGGYEDPRWWDPKGFAWIQAERIRHPLFWIPQGNHVWLRRRFGTVEPLPKDEPVQHVSWYEADAYARWAGKRLPTEAEWEKAAQGSDGVSRAHPWGDAAPTDAHANLGGTRWGPSPVGSHPAGRSADGVFGLLGDVWEWTASDFQPYAGFQAFPYREYSEVFFGDASKVLRGGAWASAPVAVRNSFRNWDFPIRRQIFAGFRCARDVR